The Polyangium mundeleinium genome contains the following window.
GCGGGTGGCGGGAGGAGAGGAAGGTCGATGACGAACGCCGGTCGCGGGGGCTTGCTCGATCTCGTGGAGCGGGACCGGGTCCACGAATGCGACGGCTACGGCCCTGCGGGGCTCTGCGTGCGGGTGGTCGGCGTCGCGGATCTGCCAACGCGGGTCGGCCGCTTCCAGATCGTCGCCTTCTGGAACAACCGCGACGCGAAGGAACACGTGGCCATGGTGCACGGCGACGTGATGGGCGCCGAGGAGGTGCCCACGCGCCTGCACTCGGAGTGCCTGACGGGCGACGTGATGGGCTCGCTCCGCTGCGATTGCCGGGATCAGCTCCTCGAAGGCCTGCGGCTCATCCAGTCGATGGAGCGCGGCATCTTGCTGTACATGCGCCAGGAAGGCCGCGGGATCGGGCTCATCAACAAGATCCGGGCCTACGGGCTCCAGGATCAGGGCCTCGACACGGTGGAGGCGAACCTCGCGCTCGGCTTCCGCGACGACGAGCGCGACTACGCCGTGGCGGCGCACATGCTCCAGAGCCTCGTGGTGAAGTCGGTCCGGCTCATCACGAACAACCCGAACAAGATAAGCCAGCTCGAGCAGTACGGCGTGAAGGTGGCGGGCCGGATCCCGCACGTGATCCCGCCGAACGACTACAACAAGTTTTACCTCGCAACGAAGGCGAAGCGCAGCGGCCACTACATCGACATGGAGGGCAAGCCGCACCTCGCCGAGCAGAGTGATCCGGTGATGGTCGACGGGATGGAAGGCCCGGCCGAGGAGGACCCGGCCGAGACGGACGCGCGGAAAACCTAGCAGGCCGTTGAGAAACGCCGCGAGCGCCCTGGAGCTAGGGAGGAGGACGCAGGAATACGAGAGTATTCCGAGGACGACGACCGACGATCCTGGGCGCGCAGCAAGTTTATCAACGGCCTGCTAGAGCGCCCGCATGAACGCGACGAGATCGCTCTTCTCTTGATCGGAGAGCTTGAGCTCGAGCACGAGGTTGAAGAACTCGACCGTGTCCTCGAGCGTGAGCAGCCGTCCGTCGTGCAAATAGGGCGGCGAGTCCTTGATGCCGCGCAGCGGGAACGTCTTGATGGCCCCGTCGGCGATGGCGAGCCGGCCGTTGATCATCGTGGGCGGGAAGAACCGCTCCGTCCGCAGATCGTGCATGAAGTTGTCCGAGTAAATGGGCGCCGGGTGGCAACTCGCGCATTGCCCCTTGCCAAAAAAGACCTCCTGCCCGCGCATCTCCTCGGGTGTGGCGAGCTTCGGATCGAGCTTCCGGTCGAGGACCCGGAGCTTCGGCGCGGGCGGGAAGTCGAGCAGCTCCTGGAACTCGGCCATGGCGTGCACCTCGCTGCCGCGATCGAGGAAGTGCACGCCCTTTTTCTGGGCAATGACGGGGTCACCGTCGAAATAAGCAGCGCGTTGCTCGAATTCCGTGAAATCCTCGATGCTGCGGAGCGCGCGTTGCGAGCCGAAGAGGCGCTGCTGATTCACGCCGCGCAGGGAGGGCGTGTCGATGCGCCGCCGGTGCGATTGCGGGCGGATGTCGCCGACGAGGTGGAACGCGGCGTTGGAATGGCCGTTCGTGTGGCATTCGAAGCACGAGACGCCGAGGGAGGGTTTTGCCGAGCGGCGATCGCTGGTCTGGTTGAACTGCTGCTGCGGGAACTGCGAGACCAGCAGCCGGAGGCCGTCGAGCTGCTTCGGGTTCAGGATGCCGTCGAAGAGCTCGAAGAAGTTCTGCGTGGTGACGAGCTGTCCGCGCGAGACGTCGCCGAGCTCCGGCCGGGTCGTGAGGAAGATGGGCGGCGGGAATTCGGGGATGAAATGTTCGGGCAGGTCGAACTCCAGGTCGAACCGCTCGAGATCACGGCCCTCCTGCTTCTTGATCTCCGTGATGTGGGTCTTTGGAAAGACCATCCCGCCCTCGCCTTGTTTGGCGTGGGGCAGGGGGAAAAAGCCCGCGGGCCAGAGTTTTTTGTCCTTGATCTCGGCGGGCGTCATGCCCGCGAGGGCGCCCCAGGTGACACCGGCGGGGAGTTTTACGCGGATGCCGGTCTGGATCGGCTTTCCGCGGGACATGGTGACGCCTTTCGCGCTCCGGTTGGCGAGGTCGTACCGTTCGGCGAGCAGATCCGCCTGGCGGCGCATGACGGCCGGCTTCTCGGCCGAGAGCCGTTTCATGATCTGCGCGAAGGGCTCCTCGATATCGACCGGGGCGTAGCTCGTTTTTCTATCGCCCGGGGCGAGCAAGCCGAGCCGCGGATCGAGGGTGAGGGACGCATCAGGCGAAGCCGCGCGCGCCGCGGCCCCGGACTGCGGGCCGGCCTGCGGCTCGGCGATGGCTTGTCCAGGCATGCCCGCCGAGCAAGCCGCGCCAGCGGCGACAATGAGCCCCAAGACAAGGGAAGGATGAGACAACCGCATCGAATCCTCCTGCTGAGTTCGACTGATCGCATTGGATGCCGCATGCCGGGGGAGGTGGCATCGGAAAAAGCGGAAAGATGGGGGAAGGGGGAGGAGGCGCGGGATCTCCCCGCGATGTCGGCGAGGGCATAACCGCAGGACGCGAACGACGACCGAGACGTAGTCTTCCTGGGGCCCCGCTGCGGTATCCGCGGGTGATTGCGTGGCCGAGCCGCCCCCTGCGGCCATACTGCGACGGAGAGAGGTACCCGATGCGCATCTCCGCCGCGCAGATGGCCGACTTCGATAGACAAACCCTCCACGACTATGCGGTCCCCATGGTCGAGCACCTGCGGGAGCAGCTCCCGAAGAAAGCGGCGCGGTTCACCGACGTCGAGCTCGAGGCGCTCGTCCTCTCCGGCGCCGAGCGGGCGCGCGGCTATGGCCTCGTCCTCGGGGCGGAGGTCGCGCAGTTCCTCTACCTGATGCTGGTCCTCGGCCCCGACTTCGACGAAGCCCCGCGGTTTGCCGCGATCCGGCGGGCGCTCGCGCGCTCCGACATCGACAATGGGACCAAGCTCAACCACGTCTTCACGCTCCTCTTGACGTGACTGCCCGACGATACCGCCCGCCGCGGCGACGGAGGACCGATGCCCGGGTCACAGAATGAAACCATGGCAGCGCTCGACGGGATGGATCCGGAGCGCCGCCCGCTCCTCCCGCCCGTGGACGCTCGCCCTCGGCAGGACCAAGAGGACGCGTCATCGAGTGACGCCGAGTCCTCCTGCTGCGGCTGCTTCGTGGGTGTGTGGAGAGTCTTCTTCGGCAGGGACACCACGCCGCGGAGCGAGCCCTTGAATGCCGAGCCCACCGAGTACAGCGCCATTGCCGAGGATGTGGCGACGGCCGCGGAGAGCAGCCCACGGGCCCGTTCTCCGCTCGCCGCCGCGACCCCCTGCCTTTCGACGGAGCCGGCGAACGACGGAGTGCAGGCGATCGAGGGGCCGCCGCCACCGCCGGACAACGGGGAGGGGAGCAGCAGCTCGGCACCAAGGGCCGAACTCACCCCGGAGCAGAAGGAAGCTTTCCGACGCCAGGTCGAGGACCACGCAGCGCAGCGGAAGGCCAACGGTCAAGACCGAATGGGCAGGAGCCTGTACATCCTCCTCAGCGATCTCATGAGCGGCGACTCTCGGCTCGTAGGCCTGTACGCGTCATACTTCAATTATCCCATCCTGTACCTCCAGAGCAGAGAGAACGCCTCGAAGCGCGATTTCACGCACGAGTACCTCCAGGATCTGGGCGTGACCGTGTTCAAGTACGAGGTGGACGAAGCCCAGAAAGTCTATAGCGAGAGCGACTTACGAAATTATCCGGGGTTCGGGATCAAGGCGGTCGGCGTCACGGAGAAGGTGGCAGACATCCTCGGGGACAGAAACAAAAACCCCTCCGTCTCCCGGGACGCATTCCTCGGGCACGTGAAATCCAAGCTCCATCGCGAGGACACGCCGGCCGGCCTCGACGGGCTCCTGGAGGAGCGACGCCCTGTCCTCGTCCTCTGGACCAAGGGCAAGGTGACGAACCTCTACACCGGCAAGCCGGAGCATCTGCTCGGGAACACCGGTTCCCAGCAGATCCTGCGACTGGCGCGGGAGAATGGGTTCGCCACGGCGATTGCGGGCGATCTCAAGCTCAAGCGGGATCACCAGGACCTCGTGGACTACGACCTGCGCTTCATCGAGGACGGGAAGCTCAAGGGCCTCTCCCTCAAAGATCAATACGCGGTCTTGCATCGGATCAGCACGACCACGACGCTCGTCCACCTCGGCATGCGGAGTGGGCAGATCGAGCCGCTGCCGCTCTTGTGCATGCACACCATTTACCTGGAGGAGATCAACAACGGTCAAGCCGCGCGCATGCAGAAGCTCGCCAACGTCACCGATCTCTATGAGCGCCGTCAGTTCGCGATCCCGCCGACGGTCAAGGGGCGCTTCAACCAATCGTTCACGTTCTTCTGGGAAAAGCGAAAAGATCGCAACGCGCGCGAGGCGGAGACCCCGGAAGGGGCAAAGGCCGTGAAGGCCATGCACGACGCCGTGATGCAGACGCGCCTGGACGCCGGAGGACGGATGCACGACGTGGGCCGGGGCAATGCAGCGCAGGTCTTCGAGGACTTCAAGAAGAGCCCTGCGGCATCGGAGATGATCAAGGCGTTTCCGCGGGGTTTCCTCCCGGAGGATGTCGAGAAAATCGACCATCTGCTCAAGGAAGTGAAGCTCAAGCTCGCGCGCTGAGGCGGTGGGGAACCTTCACGCCATCGAGGCGGCCCTCCCGAGCGTCGACCCCCCGTAGCCGCACCCCCGAAGATCGACCCCTCACGGCTCGTAAACCAGGACGCTCTGGCGCTGCGCGATCACGACGGCGCGATCGTCGCTGGAGAGCTCGACCGTGTCGAGATGTACGCCCGGCGGCAGCGTCCACGTCTTTCGAGGCGCGCTCGTCGCCTTGTCGACGACCAGCAGGCGGAACACGCGGGGGTTGTCCTTTTCACGGAGGGTGAGGACGTCGACCGCGCGCCCCTCGCGCATCACCTCCAGCGCGTGCGGGACTGCGAGGCCGGCGGCCCCTGCAGGCAGCGTCCAGTATCCGTACGCATCGCTGGTCGCGCGGAGCGCGCGGAGCGTCTTCGACACACCCCGACGCTCGTCGCGTTCCGGTGGCATCCGGAGCCCCGGACACCTGCCGCCGATCTTCGTCTCGCACAACGTGCGGCCCGACGCGACGTCGAGCACGGTCCACGCCCCGTAGGCGCCGAGGCGCACCACATCGTCCGAGAGCGCGGCGAGCACGGCCTTCCGTGTGGGCGGCGGCGCCGAGATGCGCGCCGAGAGGGCGCCGGCGGCGTCATACACGGCGATGTCGGTGTCGTGCAGCGCGAAGATACGGCTCGGACCTATCGCGAGCGCCCACACGTTCTCGTTTGGCCCGGTCGCCCCCCACACCCGCTCGCCGCTCGGGACGCGCAGTCCTTGTTGCGCGACGCCCTGGACGACGACGGAGCCCTCATCACGCGCGAAGGCGAGCGCGCGCGCGCCGTAGACGACAGGGAAGGGCGCCCCGGCGCGCCCCTCCGCGAGATCCACCACGACCCCCTTTTCATGACCGACGATCCCGAGCCAGCGCCCCGAAGGCGAGGCCGTCGCCGCGACCGACGCGAGGTCGGGCGGCAGGGGCACGCGTCCACGGCTCCGCCCTTCGCGGTCGATCGTCGTCAGCGTCTCCCTCTCGACGAGCAGGAAGCCGCCGCCCGGCCGAGCGGCGAGCAAAGCGTGCTCCTCGCAATCGAGCCCGGTGACGAGGACGCCGCGCGCGTCGAAGAGCTCGCAGCGCGCGCCCCGACGGAGGGCAACGAGGCCGTCGTCGGTGACGGCGACCGCGCCGACTTCACTACGGACCCCGAGCGTCCGCGCGCCGTCGGGGCCGGCGACCACGAGGCTCGTCCTCCCGTCGCCCGTGCAAGCGATGCGCGCGCCGCTCGGCGAGGCCGCTGCTGGCGTCGCGCAGGACGTCTCCGTGATGCGCTTCGCTTGTTGGACGTCACCGGCCCAGATCCCCTGCGGCGCGCCGACGAGCAGCCGGCCCGCTGCGTCGACAGCGAGCACCGCAGGGGCGTACGGGAAGGGCGTGGGTCGGATGAAACCGTCGTCGCGCACCTCGACGAGCGCCTCGTGATCGTCGTCGAACGCGAGCGCGCGTCCTTCCGGCGTCACCGCGACGCTCGTGGCGTTGACGCCGTACTTCAGCGAGCCGAGACGTCGGCGTGCGCCGGACGGCAAGGTGTCCGGATCGACAAAACCGTCGTCCCCGCGCTCGTCGGCGTGACGGATCCCGGTTGCCGTCGTGCTGACATCCGCGGACGGCGCGCGCGCTGCGGCCACGTCGGGCTGCGTGTTCGTGCTGCGCGAAGGCGCGCTACGTGACGGCGCCCCGCCGCACGCGACCACCAGGGAGAGGACGCCCGCATACCCGCTTCGCATCGAGGCGCATTCTACGCGGGCATGAGGGCGACCGAGAAAAACAAATCCGCCTTTTCGGCGCTCGTCTCTCCAGCCGGCTCTGCGCCGGACGCGGAAGCGGAAGCGGACGCGGACGCGGACGCGGACGCGGAGGCCCGCGGGCCCAGATCTGCGCGAGGGTTGCCCTTTGACAGAGGAGCGCTGTCGGAAGAACATCCGCCGCGCATCCCTCCCCACGTCCACTCCTGTACAGGCGCTCCGTCATGGCCCCCTCCGACGATTCATCCTCCGCCGCTCGAGCAGGCGTCTCCACACCTCATGAGCCCGCGGATGTGCTGATGGACACGCTCGTCGCGCCTTCGAGCACCATGCCTGCCTTCGCTCCACGCGATGGGGCGATGCCCGCGGGAGCCTCCGGCGCCCATCTCCCCTTGCAGCCCGGCACGGTCCTCAAACATTACGAGCTCATTCGCAAGCTCGGCGCGGGCGGGATGGGGATGGTCTTTCTGGCCCGTGACGTTCGCCTCGGCCGGCTCGTCGCCATCAAGTTCCTGCTCGAGCATACGGGGCAAGCGGCAACACGCTTCCTCGCCGAGGCGCGCGCGACAGCGCAATGCAAGCACGAGAATATCGTCGTCATCTACGATGTCGACGACGCGCAAGGGTCTCCGTACATGGTCCTCGAGTATATCGAGGGGCGCACGCTGCGCGAGGCCATGACGGAGAGGGCGCATGACACCACGGCCGTGGTCGTGGAGCGGATGCTCCCCGTCGCGCGCGCCCTCGCCTGCGCGCACGCCATGGGCATCGTCCACCGGGATCTGAAGCCCGAAAATATCCTGCTGGCCGACGGCGGCCCGGTGAAGGTGGTCGATTTCGGCATCGCCAAGCATGTCGCCCTCGACCTCATGCAAGCATTGCCCGCCACGCTCGCCTCGAAGGCTCACATGCTCGATCTGACGCAGGATGGCGCGCTCGTGGGCACGATGCCGTACATGTCGCCGGAGCAATGGCTCGGCGAGCCGCTCGACGGGCGCAGCGATGTCTGGGCCGCGGGGCTCATCCTGTTCGAGCTCGCGACCGGCGCGCATCCGCTCGCGCCGCTCGACCTGCCAGATCTCGTGGGGGTCTCGAATCTCGATACGCCCATGCCGAGCGCCCGGGACAAGCTCGGCGCGGGCCATGCGCTCGCGGAGGTGATCGATCGGTGCTTGAAGAAGCGCAAGGACGAGCGAATCGGCTCGGCCAAGGAGCTCGTGGGGCTGCTCGAGCGGCTCGGCGCAGAGACGATGAAGCCCGCGGCGCTCGCCGAGGACGAGAGCCCCTTCGCGGGCCTCTCCGCATTTCAAGAATCGGACGCCGCGCGGTTCTTCGGGCGGGACGACGATATCGCCGCGGTGCTCGGCAAGCTCCGCCATCAGCAGCTCGTCGCCATCGCGGGCGCTTCGGGCGCGGGGAAATCCTCGTTCGTGCGAGCGGGCGTCATCCCGGCGCTCCGGCGCGCGGGCCGCGAGCTGGAGGCGTTCGTCCTTCGCCCGGGGCGGCGTCCTCTCGCCGCGCTCGCCGACGTGCTCGCGTTTTTCGTGGATAGCTCGGGCAACGCGGCGGAAGGCGGGGCCAATCCGGCGGCGATCGCCGAGCTCTTGCGGGCCCAGCCGGGAGCGCTCGGCGAGAGGCTGCGCGCGCGATGCAGAAAGCGCGGCGGCGAGCACCGCATTCTGCTCGTCGTGGATCAGCTCGAGGAGCTGTATACGCTGGGGAGCGAGGCGTCGGAGCGGGCCGCGTTTTGCGCGTGCCTCGAGGGCGTGGCCGACGACGCGTCGTCGCCGCTGCGGGTGATCGTGACCATCCGCGCGGATTTTCTCGATCGCGTGTCGGAGGACCGGCGGTTTCTCTCGGCGATCACCCGGGGGCTCATGTTCTTGCCGCCCATGACGGCCGAGGGGATGCGGAGCGCGCTCCAAAGGCCGCTCGCGGCGGCGCGTTATCGGTTCGAGGACGAGGGGCTCTGCGACGAGATGCTCGGCGATCTCGGGGGGATGAAGAGCCCGCTGCCGCTCTTGCAGTTCACGGCGACGAAGTTATGGGAGGCGCGCGACCGCGAAGAGCGGCTCTTGACGCGGAAGGCGTACCGCGCGCTCGGCGGCGCCTCGGGCGCGCTCTCGACGCACGCGGACGCGGTGCTCGCGGGGATGAGCGTGTCCGAGCAGCGGCTCGCGCGGTCGATCTTCTTGCGCCTGGTGACGCCGGAGCGGACGCGCGCGGTGGTGCGCTTGGAGGAGCTCTGCGCGCTCTCGGAGGAGACGTCCCTGGCCGAGCAGGTGGTGCACCATCTGGCGGACGCCCGGCTGCTCTCGATCGAGGCGGGCGGCGAGCGGGAGGGGACGACCGTCGAGCTGACGCATGAATCGCTCATCGAGCGGTGGGCGAAGCTCGAGCAATGGCTCGACGAGAACGGGAAGGACGCGGAGTTCCTGGTCGAGCTGCGAAGCGCGGCTTCGCAATGGGAGAAGAACGGCAAGGCGGAGGGGTTTTTGTGGCGCGACGAGGCGGCCAACAAGGCGGAGCAATGGCTCGCGCGGAAGAAGGCCGAAGGCGACGCGGAGGGGACGCTCGGGCTCGGGAAGCGGGATCGGGGGTATCTCGAAGCTGTCGTTCGGCTCGCATCGCTGTCGCGGCGGCGCCGCCGCCAGGTGACCGGCGGGGTCATTGCGTTTCTCGCGTTCTTTGCATTCGTGGTCTCGCTCCTCGGCGTGCAGGCCAGGAGCCAGGCGAGGCGGGCCGATGAAAAGGCCGCGGAGGCCCAGAAGAGCGCCGAGGCGGCCCAGAGGAGCGCGATCGAGGCGGACAAGCGGACCGCCGAGGCGCGCAATGCCAGCCGTATGGCGAGCGCCCGCGAGCATCAGTCCGACCCGACCCTGGTCCTCGCCCTCCTCCGCGAGATGGAGCCTGCGGGCGAGCTTCCGCCGCGGTGGCGCGAGCTGGCCCTCTGGGCCAAGCATCAGGGCATCGCGAGCGTGGTTCTCGACCACCAGGATGTCGTCTATTCGGCGGCGTTTAGCCCCGACGGCAGGCGCATCGTCACCGTTTCCGGGGACAAGACCGCCTGGGTCTGGAACGCCGATGGCACGGGCAAGCCCCTGCGGCTCGACGGGCACCAGGATGTCGTCTATTCAGCGGCATTTAGCCCCGACGGCACGCGCATCGTCACGGCTTCTTTGGACAAGACCGCCCGGGTCTGGAACGCCGATGGCACGGGCAAGCCCCTGCGGCTCGACGGGCACCAGGAGCGCGTCTATTCGGCGGCGTTTAGCCCCGACGGCACGCGCATCGTCACCGCTTCCGGGGACAAGACCGCCCGGGTCTGGAACGCCGATGGCACGGGCGAGCCCCTGCGGCTCGAAGGGCACCAGGCGAGCGTCCATGCGGCGGCGTTTGGCCCCGACGGCACGCGCATCGTCACCGCTTCCTGGGACAAGACCGCCCGGGTCTGGAACGCCGATGGCACGGGCGAGCCCCTGCGGCTCGAGGGGCACCAGGATCGCGTCTATTCGGCGGTGTTCAGCCCCGACGGCACGCGCATCGTCACCGCTTCCTGGGACAAGACCGCCCGGGTGTGGAACGCCGACGGCACGGGCGAGCCCCTGCGGCTCGAGGGGCACGAGGCGCGCGTCTATTCGGCGGCGTGGAGCTCCGACGGCACGCGCATCGTCACCGCTTCCGGGGACAAGACCGCCCGGGTCTGGAACGCCGATGGCACGGGCAAGCCCTTGCGGCTCGAGGGGCACCAGGAGCGCATCTATTCGGCGGCGTTTGGCCCCGACGGCACGCGCATCGTCACCGCTTCCGGGGACAA
Protein-coding sequences here:
- the ribA gene encoding GTP cyclohydrolase II encodes the protein MTNAGRGGLLDLVERDRVHECDGYGPAGLCVRVVGVADLPTRVGRFQIVAFWNNRDAKEHVAMVHGDVMGAEEVPTRLHSECLTGDVMGSLRCDCRDQLLEGLRLIQSMERGILLYMRQEGRGIGLINKIRAYGLQDQGLDTVEANLALGFRDDERDYAVAAHMLQSLVVKSVRLITNNPNKISQLEQYGVKVAGRIPHVIPPNDYNKFYLATKAKRSGHYIDMEGKPHLAEQSDPVMVDGMEGPAEEDPAETDARKT
- a CDS encoding nSTAND1 domain-containing NTPase translates to MDTLVAPSSTMPAFAPRDGAMPAGASGAHLPLQPGTVLKHYELIRKLGAGGMGMVFLARDVRLGRLVAIKFLLEHTGQAATRFLAEARATAQCKHENIVVIYDVDDAQGSPYMVLEYIEGRTLREAMTERAHDTTAVVVERMLPVARALACAHAMGIVHRDLKPENILLADGGPVKVVDFGIAKHVALDLMQALPATLASKAHMLDLTQDGALVGTMPYMSPEQWLGEPLDGRSDVWAAGLILFELATGAHPLAPLDLPDLVGVSNLDTPMPSARDKLGAGHALAEVIDRCLKKRKDERIGSAKELVGLLERLGAETMKPAALAEDESPFAGLSAFQESDAARFFGRDDDIAAVLGKLRHQQLVAIAGASGAGKSSFVRAGVIPALRRAGRELEAFVLRPGRRPLAALADVLAFFVDSSGNAAEGGANPAAIAELLRAQPGALGERLRARCRKRGGEHRILLVVDQLEELYTLGSEASERAAFCACLEGVADDASSPLRVIVTIRADFLDRVSEDRRFLSAITRGLMFLPPMTAEGMRSALQRPLAAARYRFEDEGLCDEMLGDLGGMKSPLPLLQFTATKLWEARDREERLLTRKAYRALGGASGALSTHADAVLAGMSVSEQRLARSIFLRLVTPERTRAVVRLEELCALSEETSLAEQVVHHLADARLLSIEAGGEREGTTVELTHESLIERWAKLEQWLDENGKDAEFLVELRSAASQWEKNGKAEGFLWRDEAANKAEQWLARKKAEGDAEGTLGLGKRDRGYLEAVVRLASLSRRRRRQVTGGVIAFLAFFAFVVSLLGVQARSQARRADEKAAEAQKSAEAAQRSAIEADKRTAEARNASRMASAREHQSDPTLVLALLREMEPAGELPPRWRELALWAKHQGIASVVLDHQDVVYSAAFSPDGRRIVTVSGDKTAWVWNADGTGKPLRLDGHQDVVYSAAFSPDGTRIVTASLDKTARVWNADGTGKPLRLDGHQERVYSAAFSPDGTRIVTASGDKTARVWNADGTGEPLRLEGHQASVHAAAFGPDGTRIVTASWDKTARVWNADGTGEPLRLEGHQDRVYSAVFSPDGTRIVTASWDKTARVWNADGTGEPLRLEGHEARVYSAAWSSDGTRIVTASGDKTARVWNADGTGKPLRLEGHQERIYSAAFGPDGTRIVTASGDKTARVWNADDTSKPLRLEGHQDAVSSAAFGPDGTRIVTASLDKTAWVWNADGTGKPLRLEGHQDRVASAAWSPDGTRIVTASWDKTARVWNADGTGKPLRLEGHQDRVASAAFSPDGRRIVTASWDKTARVWNADGTGEPLRLEGHQDRLYSAAFSPDGTRIVTASADKTARVWNADGTGEPLRLEGHQDGVSSAAFGPDGTRIVTASWDKTAWVWNADGTGKPLRLEGHGAPVGTGARGGGAFSPDGAQIVTYSDDKTVRVWNADGTGEPAILRIPELEAYSAAWSPDGTRIVTASHSGIDPATGKMKSWATVWPRLQRFTSLEDPALWTATRYCPPIELRKELLGVSEDVAAAELATCQRRVAEANDRRAAHP
- a CDS encoding cytochrome B6, with amino-acid sequence MPGQAIAEPQAGPQSGAAARAASPDASLTLDPRLGLLAPGDRKTSYAPVDIEEPFAQIMKRLSAEKPAVMRRQADLLAERYDLANRSAKGVTMSRGKPIQTGIRVKLPAGVTWGALAGMTPAEIKDKKLWPAGFFPLPHAKQGEGGMVFPKTHITEIKKQEGRDLERFDLEFDLPEHFIPEFPPPIFLTTRPELGDVSRGQLVTTQNFFELFDGILNPKQLDGLRLLVSQFPQQQFNQTSDRRSAKPSLGVSCFECHTNGHSNAAFHLVGDIRPQSHRRRIDTPSLRGVNQQRLFGSQRALRSIEDFTEFEQRAAYFDGDPVIAQKKGVHFLDRGSEVHAMAEFQELLDFPPAPKLRVLDRKLDPKLATPEEMRGQEVFFGKGQCASCHPAPIYSDNFMHDLRTERFFPPTMINGRLAIADGAIKTFPLRGIKDSPPYLHDGRLLTLEDTVEFFNLVLELKLSDQEKSDLVAFMRAL